In Planctomycetota bacterium, one DNA window encodes the following:
- a CDS encoding HlyD family efflux transporter periplasmic adaptor subunit, giving the protein MDLTRHSPSAGSAEVAAPRRDSFVRQVIGWLTPLAILAAGIGAFQYLGTQPPPLRVDTGPPQAVPVRTVAVQARSEGVDIVADGVVVPLREVTLAAEVGGRVVEKADDCRAGHVVSKGTILFRIDPRDYELEVDRLQRELKQAGHSLEEIDEELAQNATSADLARRQVDLARREVARLDGLKAGRIVTEAEYDRAVRDELTASGSLVTLDGQKRVLAKRRSRLEEGQRLAATMLERARLDLERTVVMAPVDGIIADDRVEQDSFVVKGTPVVTLEDTSAAEVKTSLEMGEVARIWGGVPQAGGSHDLPDTPASVIYALGDRLYRWQGTLSRQEGRGLDEKTRTLPCRVRVADPTAVRSLDTYGGLMPNLPADAPRSLLRGMFVQVRVHVPATGALVSIPEEAQRPTGEVWLMRDGRLTVVRPRPIQVVDGQVIYDAATAGLQPGDRVVTSQIPNPRDGMDVAEAEFTEPDSSDPS; this is encoded by the coding sequence ATGGACTTGACACGCCATTCCCCGTCTGCTGGCTCGGCGGAGGTCGCGGCACCGCGCCGTGACAGCTTCGTCAGGCAGGTGATCGGCTGGCTGACACCGCTGGCCATCCTGGCCGCCGGGATCGGTGCCTTCCAGTACCTCGGCACCCAACCGCCGCCGCTGCGCGTCGACACCGGGCCGCCCCAGGCGGTCCCCGTGCGGACAGTCGCCGTGCAGGCCCGCAGCGAAGGGGTCGACATCGTCGCCGACGGTGTCGTCGTCCCCCTCCGCGAGGTGACGCTTGCCGCCGAGGTCGGAGGTCGCGTGGTCGAGAAGGCCGACGACTGCCGTGCGGGCCACGTCGTCAGCAAGGGGACCATCCTGTTCCGCATCGATCCGCGCGACTACGAACTGGAGGTCGATCGTCTCCAGCGCGAGCTCAAGCAGGCCGGGCATTCGCTCGAGGAGATCGACGAAGAGCTCGCCCAAAACGCCACCTCGGCCGATCTCGCCCGCCGCCAGGTCGATCTCGCCCGTCGCGAGGTCGCCCGTCTCGACGGGCTCAAGGCCGGTCGGATCGTCACCGAGGCGGAATACGACCGTGCCGTTCGTGACGAGCTGACCGCCTCGGGCTCGCTGGTCACGCTCGACGGGCAGAAGCGGGTGCTCGCCAAACGCCGCAGTCGGCTCGAAGAGGGGCAGCGCCTCGCGGCGACGATGCTCGAACGGGCCAGGCTCGACCTCGAGCGGACCGTCGTCATGGCCCCGGTCGACGGCATCATCGCCGATGACCGTGTCGAGCAGGACTCGTTCGTCGTCAAGGGGACGCCCGTGGTGACCCTCGAGGACACTTCAGCGGCCGAGGTGAAGACGAGCCTCGAGATGGGGGAGGTGGCGCGGATCTGGGGCGGCGTACCGCAGGCCGGGGGCTCCCACGACCTTCCCGACACGCCGGCATCGGTGATCTACGCGCTCGGGGATCGCCTGTACCGGTGGCAGGGCACGCTGTCGCGGCAGGAGGGGCGCGGGCTCGACGAGAAGACGCGGACACTTCCGTGCCGCGTCCGTGTCGCCGATCCCACCGCGGTGCGATCACTCGACACGTACGGTGGGTTGATGCCGAACCTTCCCGCGGACGCTCCGCGGTCGCTGCTCCGGGGAATGTTCGTGCAGGTCCGGGTCCATGTTCCCGCGACCGGTGCCCTGGTTTCGATTCCCGAGGAGGCGCAGCGGCCGACCGGCGAAGTCTGGCTGATGCGCGACGGCCGGCTGACCGTCGTCCGGCCGCGGCCGATCCAGGTGGTCGACGGGCAGGTGATCTACGACGCCGCGACCGCTGGCCTGCAGCCAGGCGATCGGGTGGTGACCAGCCAGATTCCCAATCCCCGCGACGGCATGGACGTGGCCGAAGCCGAGTTCACCGAGCCGGATTCGTCCGACCCCTCCTGA
- a CDS encoding helix-turn-helix transcriptional regulator, giving the protein MPGIRGQTTVVEAGVEPSGTGAVPPADDPRDRILSAAGREFADRGYEAATVRDICAAADVNVAAVNYYFGDKRRLYVESVKHAHRQRSRQMPLPVWPPATPPERKLHDFVANMLERMLGFSEPPWEVRLLLREVLQPTEACRELVEDYIRPHYGQLVTILDELAGGHLPAPQLRRVALGIIGHCFLYRAAGGVVGMLVPADELATLHALPDLADHVTRQALAALGVAPPLVPPAPARARTAAPRTSPRD; this is encoded by the coding sequence ATGCCGGGGATTCGGGGTCAAACCACAGTCGTTGAGGCGGGGGTGGAGCCGAGTGGCACCGGAGCGGTGCCGCCGGCTGACGACCCTCGGGACCGGATCCTTTCGGCGGCGGGGCGCGAATTCGCTGACCGCGGGTACGAGGCGGCGACGGTCCGCGACATCTGTGCCGCCGCCGACGTCAACGTCGCCGCGGTGAACTACTACTTCGGCGACAAGCGGCGCCTCTACGTCGAGAGCGTCAAGCACGCGCACCGCCAGCGGTCGCGGCAGATGCCGCTGCCCGTCTGGCCGCCCGCGACGCCGCCCGAGCGCAAGCTCCACGACTTCGTCGCCAACATGCTCGAGCGGATGCTCGGGTTTTCCGAGCCCCCCTGGGAGGTGCGGCTGCTGCTCCGCGAGGTCCTTCAGCCCACCGAAGCCTGCCGCGAGCTGGTCGAGGACTACATCCGTCCCCACTATGGCCAGTTGGTGACGATCCTCGACGAGCTCGCCGGCGGCCATCTGCCGGCGCCGCAGTTGCGGCGCGTCGCCCTGGGGATCATCGGCCACTGTTTCCTGTACCGGGCCGCCGGCGGCGTCGTGGGGATGCTCGTCCCCGCCGACGAGCTGGCCACGCTCCACGCCCTCCCCGATCTGGCCGACCACGTCACGCGGCAGGCCCTCGCCGCGCTCGGCGTCGCCCCGCCGCTCGTGCCGCCGGCGCCCGCCCGGGCGCGAACGGCGGCCCCCCGTACGTCCCCGCGAGATTGA
- a CDS encoding c-type cytochrome, with protein sequence MNAREWRRGAAAAWATLVAIVMAGAASAADPVSARELFAPQRLAAWCIVPFDDQERTPAERVALLGRLGIGRYAYDWRARHVPQFEEEMRAVKGAGIELVGWWFPGALDDEARTILGVLERVGLRTSLWVTGGGGPTASVEEQAARVAAEAARIEPLARAAARIGCRVGLYNHGAWFGEPENQIAIIRALSAQGIDNVGLVYNQHHGHAHVGRWRELLAAMLPHLDCLNLNGTFTDGETRGLKIAPIGQGDLDVDLLRTVVESGYRGPIGILNHTQEDAEDRLRDNLAGLAYVARRIDGDAGAKRPVPTTWQRPPEADAAAVTPAAAALAAAARLQGDPGRGAAIFARAELACLSCHEVAGHGGRIGPTLGTVGAERSVEQIAESLLEPQRVVEPRYRAVALVLADGTSRRGTVERETDALLVIRDVQTGAVTELPRDAIESCVDVGSLMPAEVVAALGDGDRADLVAFLADLGRHQRLPAAAVAGAIAAAHPTKPAPFAPPREPLDSGAFAAWSHPVNRDRVYDYYAKEARYFRALCPRPTLLPAFPGLDGGALGHWGNQSDDTWRSNRWNEVVPGSLQAGVLQGFGLSIPRAVCVRLSAGLSACFDPDTLTWRAAWSGGFVRYSDERHGFLGGMVPAGPRVELSSQEPPQGETRYQGFCRQGDRVGFLYSVDGVPWLDVAEDAGDGTFSRLAGPVAGHPREALLAGGGPQWPEELVTAGQSGAGRPWAVDTLSFPEANPWNAAFYCGDVDVVAAGALVVCTMHGDVWRVDGVDDALASLRWRRIAAGLHQPLGMVVVDGVPHVLGRDQITRLVDVDGDGETDRYECFSRAYRCSAGGHDYVCGLVRDAAGRFLTASSVEGLVRIAADGRSSEVLATGLRNPDGVGVYPDGTATASSSEGDWVPATMVAAVPPDARGSLHFGANGPAGGTRVDPPLLYLPRGLDNSAGGQAWIPDGALGPIGGALFHTSFGAGTALAILRDRVGDQWQGAAVPLPVEFRSGSHRARFSTRDGAVYVCGMAGWGTYTPDVGCLQRVRFTGHADGSVVQMPVGFHLHDNGVLLRFAAPLDPAVASDPARHFAQAWNYRYSGGYGSAEYSPRHDGMVGHDHLPIRTALPTADGRGLFLEIPDIRPVSQLHLAVESAPGLLHDLFLTANRLDASFVAPGIGARTTPVPAHPLAVDLGRQLARERNPFRGSIEGAREIEIQVGPNLSFVPRSLHARPGEVLAVSLVNPDSVPHNWALVRPGSIERVGAAVDRLVTDPDAVARQYVPKTDAIVAYTDVVPPNDRERISFRVPAEPGRYPFLCTFPGHWRAMNGEIVVTAE encoded by the coding sequence ATGAACGCGCGCGAGTGGCGGCGGGGGGCCGCGGCAGCCTGGGCGACGCTCGTCGCCATCGTCATGGCGGGCGCGGCGTCCGCCGCCGACCCGGTGTCGGCACGGGAGCTCTTCGCGCCCCAGCGCCTCGCCGCCTGGTGCATCGTCCCCTTCGACGACCAGGAGCGGACACCGGCCGAGCGCGTCGCGCTGCTCGGCCGGCTCGGGATCGGCCGCTACGCCTACGACTGGCGCGCCCGGCACGTGCCGCAGTTCGAGGAGGAGATGCGCGCCGTCAAGGGGGCCGGCATCGAGCTGGTGGGGTGGTGGTTTCCCGGTGCCCTCGACGACGAGGCGCGGACGATCCTCGGCGTCCTCGAGCGCGTCGGCCTCCGCACCAGCCTGTGGGTGACCGGCGGTGGCGGGCCGACGGCGTCGGTCGAGGAGCAGGCGGCGCGGGTCGCGGCCGAGGCGGCGCGGATCGAGCCGCTGGCCCGCGCGGCGGCCCGGATCGGGTGCCGGGTCGGGCTCTACAACCACGGCGCCTGGTTCGGCGAGCCGGAGAACCAGATCGCGATCATCCGCGCCCTGTCGGCGCAGGGGATCGACAATGTCGGCCTCGTCTACAACCAGCACCATGGCCACGCGCACGTCGGCCGCTGGCGCGAGCTCCTCGCCGCGATGCTCCCGCACCTCGACTGCCTGAACCTCAACGGCACGTTCACCGACGGCGAGACACGCGGACTGAAGATCGCCCCGATCGGCCAGGGAGACCTCGACGTCGACCTCCTCCGCACGGTGGTCGAGAGCGGGTACCGGGGTCCGATCGGGATCCTCAACCACACGCAGGAGGATGCCGAGGATCGGCTCCGCGACAACCTCGCTGGGCTCGCGTACGTGGCCCGGCGGATCGACGGCGATGCCGGTGCCAAGCGCCCCGTGCCGACGACGTGGCAGCGGCCGCCGGAGGCCGACGCGGCCGCCGTCACGCCGGCGGCTGCGGCGCTGGCGGCGGCGGCCCGGCTGCAGGGGGATCCCGGCCGCGGTGCGGCGATCTTCGCCCGCGCGGAACTGGCCTGCCTGTCGTGCCATGAAGTGGCCGGCCACGGCGGGCGGATCGGGCCGACGCTCGGCACGGTCGGCGCCGAGCGCTCCGTCGAGCAGATCGCCGAGTCGCTCCTCGAGCCGCAGCGCGTGGTCGAGCCGCGGTACCGTGCCGTGGCGCTGGTGCTGGCCGACGGCACGAGCCGGCGCGGCACGGTCGAGCGCGAGACCGACGCCCTGTTGGTGATCCGCGACGTCCAGACCGGGGCGGTGACGGAGCTGCCGCGCGACGCGATCGAGTCGTGCGTCGACGTCGGCAGCCTGATGCCCGCCGAGGTCGTCGCGGCACTCGGCGACGGCGACCGCGCCGACCTGGTCGCGTTCCTCGCCGACCTCGGCCGCCACCAGCGCCTCCCGGCGGCCGCGGTGGCGGGTGCGATCGCCGCCGCCCATCCGACCAAGCCGGCGCCCTTCGCGCCGCCGCGCGAGCCGCTCGATAGCGGCGCCTTCGCCGCGTGGTCGCATCCGGTCAATCGCGACCGGGTCTACGACTACTACGCCAAGGAGGCGCGGTACTTCCGCGCGCTGTGCCCGCGGCCCACGCTCCTGCCGGCGTTTCCCGGCCTCGATGGCGGGGCGCTGGGCCACTGGGGCAACCAGTCGGATGACACGTGGCGCAGCAACCGCTGGAACGAGGTCGTGCCGGGGTCGCTCCAGGCGGGGGTTCTCCAGGGCTTCGGGCTGTCGATCCCGCGGGCCGTCTGCGTGCGCCTCTCGGCCGGTCTGTCGGCCTGCTTCGATCCCGACACGCTCACCTGGCGCGCCGCCTGGTCCGGTGGCTTCGTCCGTTATTCCGACGAACGGCACGGGTTTCTCGGCGGGATGGTTCCGGCCGGCCCGCGCGTGGAGCTGTCCTCCCAGGAACCGCCGCAGGGGGAGACCCGGTACCAGGGCTTCTGCCGCCAGGGGGACCGGGTGGGGTTCCTCTATTCGGTCGATGGCGTGCCCTGGCTCGACGTCGCCGAAGATGCCGGGGACGGCACGTTCTCCCGTCTCGCCGGCCCGGTCGCCGGGCACCCGCGCGAGGCCCTTCTCGCCGGCGGAGGTCCCCAGTGGCCCGAGGAGCTGGTCACTGCGGGGCAAAGCGGCGCGGGGCGGCCGTGGGCGGTCGACACGCTGTCGTTTCCGGAGGCCAATCCGTGGAACGCCGCCTTCTACTGCGGCGACGTCGACGTGGTCGCCGCCGGGGCGCTGGTCGTGTGCACGATGCACGGCGACGTGTGGCGCGTCGACGGCGTCGACGACGCGCTCGCCTCCCTCCGCTGGCGCCGGATCGCCGCCGGGCTGCACCAGCCGCTGGGCATGGTCGTCGTCGATGGCGTGCCGCACGTCCTCGGCCGCGACCAGATCACGCGGCTCGTCGATGTCGACGGCGACGGCGAGACCGATCGCTACGAATGCTTCTCGCGCGCCTACCGCTGCTCCGCCGGTGGCCACGACTACGTCTGTGGCCTGGTGCGCGATGCTGCCGGGCGATTCCTCACCGCGTCGAGTGTCGAGGGGCTGGTGCGGATCGCCGCCGACGGCCGGAGCTCCGAGGTGCTGGCCACCGGCCTGCGCAATCCCGACGGCGTCGGCGTCTATCCCGACGGAACCGCGACGGCGTCGTCGAGCGAGGGTGACTGGGTGCCGGCGACGATGGTCGCCGCGGTGCCGCCCGATGCCCGGGGGTCCCTCCATTTCGGCGCCAACGGTCCGGCCGGGGGCACGCGCGTCGATCCGCCGCTCCTCTACCTGCCGCGCGGCCTCGACAACTCGGCCGGCGGCCAGGCCTGGATTCCCGACGGCGCGCTTGGCCCCATCGGCGGGGCCCTGTTCCACACGTCGTTCGGCGCCGGCACGGCGCTGGCGATCCTCCGCGACCGGGTCGGCGACCAGTGGCAGGGCGCGGCCGTGCCGCTGCCGGTCGAGTTTCGTTCGGGTTCGCACCGCGCCCGGTTCTCCACCCGCGACGGGGCGGTGTATGTCTGCGGGATGGCGGGGTGGGGCACCTACACTCCCGACGTCGGCTGCCTGCAGCGCGTGCGCTTCACCGGCCACGCCGACGGCTCCGTCGTGCAGATGCCGGTCGGCTTCCATCTCCATGACAACGGCGTGCTGCTCCGCTTCGCCGCGCCGCTCGATCCCGCCGTGGCGTCGGACCCGGCGCGCCACTTCGCCCAGGCCTGGAACTACCGCTACAGCGGCGGCTACGGCTCGGCGGAGTACTCGCCGCGCCACGACGGGATGGTGGGGCACGACCATCTCCCGATCCGCACGGCGCTGCCGACCGCCGACGGCCGCGGGCTGTTTCTCGAGATCCCCGATATCCGCCCGGTGAGCCAGCTCCATCTCGCCGTCGAGAGCGCGCCTGGGCTGCTCCACGACCTGTTCCTCACGGCCAACCGGCTCGATGCTTCGTTCGTCGCCCCGGGGATCGGCGCACGCACAACGCCGGTGCCCGCCCATCCGCTGGCGGTCGATCTCGGGCGTCAGCTCGCCCGCGAGCGCAACCCGTTTCGCGGGTCGATCGAGGGAGCCCGCGAGATCGAGATCCAGGTCGGACCGAACCTGTCGTTCGTGCCGCGCTCGCTGCACGCCCGGCCTGGCGAGGTTCTGGCGGTGTCGCTCGTCAATCCCGACAGCGTGCCCCACAACTGGGCGCTCGTCCGCCCCGGCAGCATCGAGCGCGTCGGGGCGGCCGTCGACAGGCTCGTCACCGACCCCGACGCGGTCGCCCGGCAATACGTGCCGAAGACCGACGCCATCGTCGCCTACACTGACGTCGTCCCCCCCAACGACCGGGAGAGGATCTCGTTTCGCGTGCCGGCGGAGCCGGGAAGGTACCCGTTTTTGTGCACGTTTCCCGGCCATTGGCGGGCGATGAACGGCGAAATCGTCGTCACCGCCGAGTAG
- a CDS encoding FAD-dependent oxidoreductase has translation MAEAIDCIVVGGGLAGLACARELVRRGRNVRLLEAAAAVGGRVATDTVDGFRIDRGFQVYLDAYPEGRRQLDQGALKLGRFHPGALVAGGGRLRRVADPWRRPLTAVGSLLSGTVGLADALRVARLRSEVLARFAAGTLDPIAPVTAAERTTREALEARGFSERFVARFFEPFFGGVFLERGLETAEPIFAFTFAMFALGSACLPAGGMAAIPRQLAAGLPADAVEVGTPVDMVEAGRVRLADGRILAARAVVVATDGRSAARLLPVGLIPAMAKPRADKEARLVAFAAENSPLGEPTLVVSADRAEPIDNLTVPSDVAVGYAPAGAALVYASVRPDWSGDDASAAAAVVRQARGWFGRRVEQWRALATLRVGHALPDESPAARLARPTGPRLAAGLFICGDHVTSASINGALAGGRTAAEAVDADLGRR, from the coding sequence ATGGCGGAAGCGATCGACTGCATCGTCGTCGGTGGAGGGCTCGCCGGACTGGCCTGTGCCCGAGAGCTCGTCCGCCGGGGGCGGAACGTGCGCCTCCTCGAGGCGGCCGCGGCCGTCGGAGGTCGGGTCGCCACCGACACCGTCGACGGCTTTCGCATCGACCGCGGCTTCCAGGTCTACCTCGACGCCTACCCCGAGGGGCGACGCCAACTCGATCAGGGTGCGCTGAAGCTCGGCCGCTTCCATCCGGGGGCATTGGTGGCCGGCGGCGGCCGGCTGCGGCGCGTCGCCGATCCGTGGCGGCGGCCGCTGACGGCGGTCGGTTCGCTCCTCTCCGGGACGGTCGGGTTGGCCGACGCCCTGCGCGTCGCGCGGTTGCGGAGCGAAGTCCTCGCGCGGTTCGCCGCCGGGACGCTCGATCCCATCGCGCCGGTGACGGCGGCCGAGCGCACCACGCGCGAAGCCCTCGAGGCGCGCGGTTTCTCGGAGCGCTTCGTGGCGCGGTTTTTCGAGCCGTTCTTCGGCGGCGTGTTTCTCGAGCGCGGCCTGGAGACGGCCGAACCGATCTTCGCCTTCACGTTCGCGATGTTCGCGCTGGGCAGCGCCTGCCTGCCGGCCGGCGGCATGGCCGCGATCCCGCGCCAGCTCGCCGCCGGCCTTCCGGCCGACGCCGTCGAGGTGGGCACACCCGTGGATATGGTCGAAGCCGGCCGTGTCCGGCTCGCCGATGGCCGCATCCTCGCCGCGCGGGCGGTCGTCGTCGCCACGGACGGTCGCTCCGCCGCGCGGCTGCTTCCCGTCGGACTGATCCCCGCGATGGCGAAGCCACGGGCCGACAAGGAAGCGCGGCTGGTGGCGTTCGCCGCCGAGAATTCGCCCCTCGGGGAACCGACGCTGGTCGTCAGCGCCGACCGTGCCGAGCCGATCGACAATCTCACCGTGCCCTCCGACGTCGCCGTCGGGTACGCCCCCGCCGGTGCGGCGCTGGTCTACGCCTCCGTGCGCCCCGACTGGTCCGGCGACGACGCCAGTGCCGCCGCCGCCGTGGTCCGCCAGGCCCGCGGCTGGTTCGGACGGCGCGTCGAGCAGTGGCGGGCGCTGGCGACGCTGCGTGTCGGTCACGCGCTGCCCGACGAATCCCCCGCCGCACGCCTGGCGCGGCCGACCGGGCCGCGGCTCGCCGCCGGGCTGTTCATCTGCGGCGACCATGTGACCAGCGCGTCGATCAACGGGGCCCTGGCCGGCGGGCGCACCGCCGCCGAGGCGGTCGACGCCGACCTGGGCCGGCGCTGA
- a CDS encoding aldehyde dehydrogenase codes for MATAAAPRLLPEVERFLASAPLCGIVGGKEVKGSTGETMATLDPGSGEPLAEFHILSAADVDRAVHAAADAFRRSGWATLSPGERGALLHRLADAVEKHKPILGQLESLDAGKIHSQALGDIQNFVDTLRYFTDMACHVQRRNVLAVAGHEAWTVRHPWGPCGFIFPWNFPFLLVGWGISPALAAGNTVVIKPAEDTPLSTIYLGRLAREVGIPDGVINVIPGSGQVTGAALSAHPGIRRMSFTGSPEVGRMVAEACGRNLVPVKLELGGKGAAVVFDDVDVAATAEKLVGAITFHTGQVCCDATRWIVHRSIHERFLDECCRRLEQVRVGYQMDGTSQMGPVVNAKQRARVLSYLEKGVKQGAKQVLAGGAADVSGRQGFYVKPALLAGTLDNVAAREEIFGPVAYVASFSSEDEAIAMANDTDYGLANSVWTGDLGRAARVAESMVAGNSWINAHNVFPRGVPYGGVNKSGLGGGVLSIETLFDYWRSQSVVRPL; via the coding sequence ATGGCCACCGCTGCCGCGCCGCGATTGCTTCCCGAAGTCGAACGGTTCCTCGCTTCCGCGCCGTTGTGCGGGATCGTCGGCGGCAAGGAGGTGAAGGGCTCGACCGGCGAGACGATGGCGACCCTCGACCCCGGCTCGGGGGAGCCGCTGGCCGAGTTCCACATCCTCTCCGCTGCCGACGTCGACCGGGCCGTCCACGCCGCGGCCGACGCGTTTCGCCGCAGTGGCTGGGCGACGCTGTCTCCCGGCGAACGCGGGGCGCTGCTCCACCGGCTCGCCGACGCCGTCGAGAAGCACAAGCCGATCCTTGGCCAGCTCGAATCGCTCGACGCCGGCAAGATCCATTCCCAGGCCCTGGGCGACATCCAGAACTTCGTCGACACGCTCCGCTACTTCACCGACATGGCGTGCCACGTCCAGCGGCGCAACGTGCTGGCCGTCGCCGGCCACGAAGCCTGGACGGTGCGGCACCCGTGGGGGCCGTGCGGCTTCATCTTCCCCTGGAACTTCCCCTTCCTGCTCGTCGGCTGGGGGATCTCGCCGGCGCTCGCCGCCGGCAACACCGTGGTCATCAAGCCGGCCGAGGACACACCACTGTCGACGATCTACCTCGGGCGCCTGGCGCGCGAGGTGGGCATCCCCGACGGCGTCATCAACGTCATCCCCGGCTCCGGTCAGGTGACGGGCGCCGCCCTGTCGGCCCATCCTGGGATCCGGCGGATGAGCTTCACCGGGTCGCCCGAGGTCGGGCGGATGGTTGCCGAGGCCTGCGGTCGGAATCTCGTGCCGGTCAAGCTCGAACTGGGGGGCAAGGGGGCGGCGGTCGTGTTCGACGATGTCGACGTCGCGGCGACGGCTGAGAAACTCGTCGGCGCGATCACGTTCCACACCGGTCAGGTGTGCTGCGACGCGACACGGTGGATCGTCCACCGCTCGATCCACGAGCGGTTCCTCGACGAGTGCTGCCGGCGCTTGGAGCAGGTCCGCGTCGGCTACCAGATGGACGGCACGTCGCAGATGGGGCCGGTCGTCAATGCCAAGCAGCGGGCCCGGGTGCTCTCGTACCTGGAGAAGGGAGTCAAGCAGGGGGCGAAGCAGGTGCTCGCCGGAGGCGCGGCCGACGTGTCGGGGCGGCAGGGGTTCTACGTCAAGCCGGCACTGCTCGCCGGCACGCTCGACAACGTGGCCGCCCGCGAGGAGATCTTCGGACCGGTCGCCTACGTGGCGAGTTTTTCCAGCGAGGACGAGGCGATCGCGATGGCCAACGACACCGACTACGGCCTCGCCAACAGCGTCTGGACCGGTGACCTCGGCCGGGCGGCGCGGGTCGCCGAGTCGATGGTCGCCGGCAACAGTTGGATCAACGCCCACAACGTCTTCCCGCGCGGGGTGCCGTACGGTGGCGTGAACAAGAGCGGGCTGGGGGGCGGCGTGCTCTCCATCGAGACGCTGTTCGATTACTGGCGGAGCCAGTCGGTCGTCCGTCCGCTTTGA
- a CDS encoding FAD-dependent oxidoreductase: MSDGSRSTGGPPDVVVVGAGIAGLCVARELAAAGRSVMIVEKSRGVGGRMATRRVGRAICDHGAQFFTIRGRAFGAIASAAHAAGRAEVWCDGFNRAASVGDPPEAAADGHSRWRGTSGMTDLPKWLVAEMAETTVCTGVRAVAAARNGDRVVLSVEQDGVVETLSSAALVVTAPVPQALDLFAAGGLVAEGDPQALAALGTVAYDPCFALMLELRSASLVPSPGAIQFAAGPVSWLADNFQKGVSPVPALTVHASGDWSRARFDADPDAVADELVGLVRPWLDGDPATAIVSRSLQRWKFALPTTILPTPLVAVSAAPPVVCCGDAFAGPKVEGAASSGMAAARWLLRALAAG; the protein is encoded by the coding sequence GTGAGCGACGGCAGCCGATCCACCGGTGGACCGCCCGACGTGGTCGTCGTCGGTGCCGGGATCGCGGGTTTGTGTGTCGCCCGCGAGCTCGCCGCAGCGGGCCGGTCGGTGATGATCGTGGAGAAATCACGTGGTGTCGGCGGCCGGATGGCGACCAGGCGCGTCGGCCGCGCGATCTGCGACCACGGAGCACAGTTTTTCACGATCCGTGGTCGGGCGTTCGGGGCGATCGCCTCCGCGGCTCATGCCGCCGGGCGCGCGGAAGTATGGTGCGACGGTTTCAACCGTGCCGCGTCGGTCGGTGATCCGCCCGAGGCGGCGGCCGATGGACATTCTCGCTGGCGCGGCACCTCCGGCATGACCGATCTGCCCAAGTGGCTGGTGGCCGAGATGGCAGAGACAACGGTCTGCACCGGGGTCCGCGCCGTCGCCGCGGCGCGGAATGGCGACCGCGTCGTCCTGTCGGTCGAGCAGGATGGCGTCGTCGAGACGCTGTCGTCTGCGGCGCTGGTCGTCACGGCACCGGTGCCCCAGGCGCTCGACCTGTTCGCTGCCGGCGGGCTCGTGGCGGAGGGCGACCCGCAGGCGCTCGCCGCGCTGGGGACGGTCGCCTACGACCCGTGCTTCGCCTTGATGCTCGAGCTCCGCTCGGCGAGCCTCGTGCCCTCCCCGGGCGCGATCCAGTTCGCCGCCGGACCGGTGAGCTGGCTCGCCGACAACTTCCAAAAGGGGGTCTCGCCAGTCCCGGCGTTGACCGTGCACGCCTCCGGGGATTGGAGCAGGGCGAGGTTCGACGCCGACCCCGACGCCGTCGCCGACGAGCTGGTGGGGCTCGTGCGGCCGTGGCTCGACGGTGACCCCGCCACGGCGATCGTGTCGCGGTCGCTGCAGCGTTGGAAGTTCGCCTTGCCGACCACGATCCTGCCGACGCCGCTGGTGGCGGTTTCGGCGGCCCCGCCGGTCGTCTGCTGCGGCGACGCCTTCGCCGGCCCGAAGGTGGAGGGTGCGGCGTCGAGCGGCATGGCCGCGGCACGCTGGCTGCTGCGGGCCCTCGCCGCGGGCTGA
- a CDS encoding alkyl hydroperoxide reductase, with protein MRWVLAAAGFYNLAWGALAILAPQWSFRAVGMEVPNYPELWQCIGMIVGVYGIGYLCAATDPLRHWPVVLVGLLGKVLGPIGFAGALLSGRFPLAFGWNILTNDLAWWVPFALILVAAWRAASAGDRAGAASVGGADA; from the coding sequence ATGAGATGGGTTCTTGCCGCCGCCGGATTCTACAACCTCGCCTGGGGGGCGCTGGCGATCCTCGCACCCCAGTGGTCGTTCCGGGCCGTCGGCATGGAAGTGCCGAATTATCCCGAACTCTGGCAGTGCATCGGGATGATCGTCGGCGTGTACGGAATCGGTTATCTCTGCGCTGCGACCGACCCGCTGCGGCACTGGCCGGTCGTCCTCGTCGGCCTGCTCGGCAAGGTGCTCGGGCCGATCGGTTTCGCGGGTGCTCTCCTCTCTGGTCGATTTCCCCTCGCCTTCGGCTGGAACATCCTCACCAACGATCTGGCGTGGTGGGTGCCGTTCGCCCTGATCCTCGTCGCCGCGTGGCGGGCGGCCTCGGCAGGTGATCGGGCGGGAGCTGCGTCGGTCGGTGGGGCCGACGCGTGA